ACACCGCCCGGCACCCCTACACGCGGGCGCTGTTCTCGGCGACGCCGGGGCTCCTCGACCCCATCGACCCGATCCCGCTCGCCGGCCCCGTGCCGTCGGCGACCCGGCCGCCGAGCGGCTGCCCGTTCCGTACCCGGTGCTGGAAGGCCACGGCGGAGTGCGCCGCGGCCATGCCGGAGGTCACGCAGGCGGCGCAGTCCCACCGGTTCCGCTGCCACCACCCGGTGGCCGCCGGGGAGAGCACCCGTGATCTCGTGATCCAAGCGAAGGAGAGCGCATGACCCGTCCCACCCACCTGACCGGCGTCGTACCGCCCGTCTGCACCCCCCTGACGCCGGACGCCGAGGTGGACACCGCCTCGCTGATCAGGCTGGTGGACTTCCTCGTGGCGGGGGGCGTCGACGGGCTCTTCGTGCTCGGCTCGTCCTCGGAGGCCGCCTACCTCAGGGACGAGCAGCGCAGGGCCGTGGTGGACACGGTGGTACGGCACGTCGGCGGCCAACTGCCCGTACTCGCCGGCGCGATCGACATGACGACGCCGCGCGTGCTCGACCACGCCCGCAGCGCGCTCGACGCCGGCGCGGACGCGCTCGTCGTCACCGCGCCGTTCTACACCCGCACCCACCCGGCGGAGATCGACCGGCACTTCCGCGAGGTCGCCGGCCGCACCGGCGCGCCGGTCTACGCCTACGACCTGCCGGTGTCCGTGCACACCAAGCTCGGCCACGACCTGGTGCTCCGGCTCGCCGCCGACGGGGTGCTGGCCGGGCTGAAGGACTCCAGCGGCGACGAGACGGGGCTGCGCCGCGTCATCGTCGGCGTCCGGGACAAGGTCGCGGGCTTCTCCGCGCTGACGGGCTCCGAGACGATGGTGGACAGCGCGCTGGCGATGGGCGCCCACGGCGTCGTCCCGGGCCTGGGCAACGTCGACCCGCACGGCTACGTGCGGCTGTTCCGCAGCGCGCGGGAGGGCGACTGGGAGTCGGCCAGGACCGAACAGGAGCGGCTGCTCGCCCTCTTCGGGATGGTCAGGAGCGGCGACCCGGCGCGGATGGGCATGAGCTCGTCGGCGCTCGGGGCGTTCAAGGCGGCCCTGCATCTGCGCGGGGTCATCGACTGCCCGGCGACGATGCTGCCGCAGATCCCGCTGGACACCGAGGAGGTACGGCGGGTGGAGAAGCACCTCGCCGCGGCGGGGCTGCGCTGACGGGGCTCCGGTGCCGTACGCCGGCGGGAGGGGCGGGCCAGGGGATGGCCCGGCGCCCTCCCGCCGGTTTTCTGCTCCCCCGGCGGCGACCGGCCGGCCGCCAGGCACCGCCGGTCGCCGCCGGGGGCGTCAGCCGCCCAGGCCCTGTCTGGCACATAGCGCCGTCCGCCCTCTGGGCGGGCTCCCCCACAGCGCGCAAGCGCGCGTGGGCGGTACCCCCAGACGCAGGCGGGATTTGTCAGACAAGGCCGAGGTTCCGCAGGTCCAGGCGGCGGAACTCGATGGTCTCGTACGACCCGGCCGCGCCCGTCTCGTACAGGACCCCGATCGTCTGGCCGTTGACCTGCACCAGGTCCGAGTACGCCGCCGGCTGCTGCGACAGCGTCGTCACCTTGGTGAAGTTGCGCCCGGCGTCGTCGCTGCGCCAGACCGCCAGCTTCTCGCGCTTGGCGGGGTTCGAGGGCCCGGAGAAGAGCAGCGGCGCGTGCCGGCCCACGGGCTGGAGCACGCTCGCCTGGACGACCGGCACCTCGTCGAGGTCCGGCTGCACCCGGTACGGCCGGTCGAGGGTCGCGCCGCCGTCGCTGGAGTAGGCGTCGAGGCGGTTGCCGGGAGAGGTGCCGTTCTGGTCGCGGGTGCTGAAGTACAGGCGGCCGTCGGGCAGTTCGGCGGCGATGTTCTCGTTGCTGTTGATCTCGCCCTCGTACTCGTCGTCGACGAAGCCCATCTTCCAGGAGCGGCCGCCGTCGTCGCTGTAGATGGCGTGGGCGCCGTAGTACCGGGCCTCCTGCCCGGTGTCCGCGGAGCCGGCCGGCGGGGCGGTGGAGTGGTTCGAGGGGATGACGAGCCGGCCGCGGTTCGGCCCCTGCTTGAGGGCGACGGCGTGGCCGGGACCGGTCGCGTACCAGCGCCACTGCGGCAGCTTGACGTCGGCGGTGATCTCCCGCGGCGCGTCGAACGTGCGGCCGTCGTCGGTGGAGCGCTGCACGAAGACCCGCCGGCTCTGCTCGGCGGTGACCTCGCCGCGCATGATCTGCGCCTCGGTGACCTTACCGCTGTTGTACGAGGTGACGAGCACCAGGTCGCCGGTCTCCGGGTCGACGACGGGCGCCGGGTTGCCGCGGGTGTCGCCGCCGCCCGCGGCGACGACGGACATCGGGCCCCAGGTGCAGCCGCCGTCCTCGGAGCGGCGGACGACGACGTCGATGTTGCCGGTGTCCCCGGCGCCGCCGACGCGGCCCTCGGCGAAGGCGAGGAGGGAGCCGCCGCGGGTCTTCACGGTGGCGGGGATGCGGTACGTGTCGTAGCCGCCCTCGCCGGATCTGTAGGGGACGGAGGACGTGCAGCGGGCCTGGCCGGACGCCGTGGCCCCGGCGTCGGCCGCCGCCGTGCCGGGGCCCGCGGCCAGGGTGCCGAGCAGGGCGGTCGCGGAGAGGAAGAGGAGGCTTGTCGAGGTGCGCATGCGGCGACTCCGAAGTCATGGGACGTAGGAGGTGGGATGTCCGATCGCAAAACGTAGAGGGCGCGGCGGCCCGAGGCAAGACCCCGGACGCCGGGAAAGATCGCACCAACGCAC
The Streptomyces sp. CNQ-509 DNA segment above includes these coding regions:
- a CDS encoding dihydrodipicolinate synthase family protein translates to MTRPTHLTGVVPPVCTPLTPDAEVDTASLIRLVDFLVAGGVDGLFVLGSSSEAAYLRDEQRRAVVDTVVRHVGGQLPVLAGAIDMTTPRVLDHARSALDAGADALVVTAPFYTRTHPAEIDRHFREVAGRTGAPVYAYDLPVSVHTKLGHDLVLRLAADGVLAGLKDSSGDETGLRRVIVGVRDKVAGFSALTGSETMVDSALAMGAHGVVPGLGNVDPHGYVRLFRSAREGDWESARTEQERLLALFGMVRSGDPARMGMSSSALGAFKAALHLRGVIDCPATMLPQIPLDTEEVRRVEKHLAAAGLR
- a CDS encoding exo-alpha-sialidase gives rise to the protein MRTSTSLLFLSATALLGTLAAGPGTAAADAGATASGQARCTSSVPYRSGEGGYDTYRIPATVKTRGGSLLAFAEGRVGGAGDTGNIDVVVRRSEDGGCTWGPMSVVAAGGGDTRGNPAPVVDPETGDLVLVTSYNSGKVTEAQIMRGEVTAEQSRRVFVQRSTDDGRTFDAPREITADVKLPQWRWYATGPGHAVALKQGPNRGRLVIPSNHSTAPPAGSADTGQEARYYGAHAIYSDDGGRSWKMGFVDDEYEGEINSNENIAAELPDGRLYFSTRDQNGTSPGNRLDAYSSDGGATLDRPYRVQPDLDEVPVVQASVLQPVGRHAPLLFSGPSNPAKREKLAVWRSDDAGRNFTKVTTLSQQPAAYSDLVQVNGQTIGVLYETGAAGSYETIEFRRLDLRNLGLV